One window of Quercus robur chromosome 5, dhQueRobu3.1, whole genome shotgun sequence genomic DNA carries:
- the LOC126725572 gene encoding auxin-induced protein IAA6-like, whose product MEKEGLGLEITELRLGLPGGSAPILVDKNEKKRVFSDISGDHDNSSTDWKLTQTKNQTVGWPPVCSYRRKNNFQEKDRLETSKMYVKVSMDGAPFLRKVDLSMHKGYSDLAVALEKLFDCFGIGESLKDAENSEQVPIYEDKDGDWMLMGDVPWEMFIESCKRLRIMKRSEAKGFGLQPKDSDHKGNSKDVAK is encoded by the exons ATGGAGAAAGAAGGTCTTGGACTTGAAATTACAGAGCTCAGATTGGGTCTACCAGGTGGTAGTGCGCCAATTTTAGTGGAcaagaatgaaaagaagagggtgttctCAGATATTTCCGGTGATCATGACAATAGCTCCACTGACTGGAAATTAACTCAAACAAAGAACCAAACTGTGGGGTGGCCTCCAGTGTGTTCATACAGGAGAAAGAATaattttcaagagaaagatCGCCTTGAAACATCGAAAATGTATGTGAAAGTTAGCATGGATGGGGCACCTTTTCTGCGCAAAGTTGATTTGAGCATGCACAAAGGTTACTCGGATCTTGCGGTAGCATTGGAGAAGCTCTTCGATTGCTTTGGCATTG GCGAATCATTAAAGGATGCGGAGAATTCTGAACAAGTTCCCATTTATGAAGACAAAGACGGCGACTGGATGCTAATGGGAGATGTTCCCTGGGA GATGTTTATTGAATCATGCAAGAGGCTTAGGATCATGAAGAGATCAGAAGCCAAGGGTTTTGGACTGCAGCCAAAGGATTCTGATCATAAAGGAAATTCAAAAGATGTGGCTAAATAA